AAGGCAGTACGAAAATATCTGCACCGCTGAACAGCGCTGCCTTCTCGCCTCCGAAGACAGGTCCTGTGGTTCTAACCAGGTCACCAACTCCCTCTCTTGCAATCAATTCCCTGACCTGTGTCTCTACAGCCACGGAATCCATCGGTCCGGCCAACACCAATTCCAAGTTGGCGGCTCCATCGCGCCTCAATGACGCAACCGCCCTGATAAGGTCAAAAATCCCTTTTGCCCGCCCGATATTCCCGATGAAAAACAAAACAGTTCTTCCTGAAGGCGCTTTCGGTTCGCGCGGCAAATCCGGCAAAGCTGTAAAATTGTACAATACGACCGACTTCGAATTCAATCGGTGGGCATCTGGCGTATTCAAGCGGGCTGCCAACTCGTGTTGGATGCCCTCCGACATCAGCACCATCCGATCAAACGTCCCCAGCAACAGCTTGATCTGGAACCATCGGAGCCAATCCATCTTCCCCGCCAGCAATGTGGCGTAGGATGCATGATGAATATGGCCGGCCACTTTGCATCGCCCGAACAGCTTGACCAGCCAGACCAATGCCAGGTCCTTCAACAACGCCCAATCACGGCTGGTATGGATATGGACGAGCTCCGGCCTCTCCTTGCGGACTCGCTTCACCAGGGCAACCGCGTGACCCAAAAACCGCCGCACATTCACCAGGTTCAACCGATTCACCGAACCATACTCCCGGCGCGTGGTATCCGTATTAAAAGTGCTGACCTGGTATGGAAGGTCCCATGCCTCCAGCATCTGCCTGAGCATCGTTCCAATTCCACCGACGTAATTTCCGGACGGCGGCACCGGCCCCACTTGGAGTATCCGCACCCGCGTCTGTAAATCCTGACCCGTCAGCCGTTCTTGCAAAAGCGATCCCTCACAGGATGGGGCCGTGTGCCTGCAAATCTCGGTGGCTCTAAAACCAGGCGATGCCTTTGGCCACTCCACGCTCGCGGGTTGTGGTTTCTGTGAAAGTTGGGTCATCTTATTATACTGGGAGGACCGCAAGAAGGACTACACACCAAGGACCCTCTTCCAGATTTGGAATTATTTGGAATGGTCAATGTGTATCTCTTCGCGCGCAAATAAAATACGAACTCTCCTCCTCCCCCGGCGTTCTTTGTGTTCTTTGGCGGCTTTCTCGGGATAACTCTTCGAGGTATCCGCGCTCCAACCTCTGGTCCGTTGGGTAGAGTTTCTTTTCATGGGCCAATATTTCCTCCACACCCCACCGGAATCGCACGAGTTTAGCAGGGTTCCCCGCGACGATCGCATAGGGAGGCACGTCGTGGGTGACCACCGAGCCGGCCGCCACAATGGCTCCGCGCCTGATGATGACGCCCTTGAGAATGAGGGCCCGGGCGCCCAACCATACGTCATGCTCGATAATCACGTCCTGGTCGTCTTCCGCCCGCTTGCTGTTCACATCTCGCATCGCTTCCCCAACCACTGATGTGTTGTGGTTCCCCGCAATGATCATCACGCCAGGACCTAACATCACTTTGTTCCCCAGATAAATCCTGGACCTCGCAGCCATGAGCACGGCGCCGCGGCCCAGAACGACATCGTTCCCCAAATGAATGTTTTCAAAGGTGTAATATCCGTCCGGATCAAATCGCAAATTCCTGCCCCGCGTCCCAAAGAGGCTCTGCATGACAGACTCCCGCGCCCGGCGCACGAGCCGTTGCGCGCCAAACAAGCCCCAGGCCAATGGCCATCTCAAATGATCACTGGCTCGCATGGGAATCCGCATTTGTTAGCAGTTCCTCAGCCCTTGCATCCTTGCCCTGAACAAGCGCACTGAACCGAATCGACCAGCCCCGGCTCCGCCGGCCAATGACGCACCGGGACCTCTCGCCCCGTTGCCGCTGCCTCAAGCAGCCTCTGATAGGCGTTAACCGCATGCTCGGGCGAAAAAAGTACCTCCGCTTTGCGCCGCGATTCAACCCCCATCGCGAGCCGGGCTTCGCGGGAAAGACCACAAAAATCAAGGAGCGCTCGCGCCATATCTTCCGGATGTTGCGGCTCGAACAGGAATCCATTCACTCCCTGATCGACAAGAATATCCGCGTCCCCAATCCTGCTCGCCAGCACGGGCAAACCACATGCCATCCCTTCGCATACGGCATTCGGCAATCCTTCCGCCAGTGACGGCAACGCTACCGCATCCGCCTCCTGATACCGCGAAATAATCGCCTTATCCTTTTCATGCAAATGAAATGACCGCGCCAGACCCAATCCCCGGATCAATTCCTGGCACTCCTCGAAATATCTCCTGTCCTCGCTTCCTTGGCGCAGGAGCGGAAACCCCCCATACCAGTCGATTTGCAACTTAAGGGTTGGATGCTGCGATAAGGCCATCGCAACGGCTCGAATCAGACCCAGTGTGTTTTTTCTGGGCTGGTAACTGGCGGCAACAACCAGGCGAATCGGCCCGGAGCCATGCCGCCGGGCCGATCCGGCAGGTTTAAAGCTCTCCAAATCCAGGCAATTGTAAATGGTAGCAATCCTCGCTGCGCTTTTTCCGAGCACCTGCGCCAATGCCCTTCGATTCGCATGTGAGTTTGTCGTAATACAATCTGCCAACCGATGAAATCCCCTCTTCCAATTCGGCGCCTTCCCATTGCCGTTCATTTCCAGACGTTCTGAAACCACCAGGCCCCACGGACGCTTCGGCAAGCCCGCTAGTTCCGCATACAGACAAGGGCCTTCAAGAAAAGCCAGCACGGCATCAGGGGCCTCGCAAAGCAACCGCTTTCTCAATGCCACCGGCCGGCCCAGCCTGCTCCGCGCCCTGAGCCGCTCGACTCCAACCCCGTTCGCATCCAGCATCGGCCGAAAGAACATGTCCTCATGGTACGTGATGAACGAAACGGAATGACCCGCTTTGCGAAAGAAAACCCCCAGCGTTGTCAACTGACGCTGGGCGCCCCCGGCTCCTAAATTGTCGATAAAACAAACGATCTTCACGTCATCCCTGTCCGTTCCTGTAAATACCCGCAAATGCCGGCATACATGGGAACGAACTCCCTCGAGTCAAATAGAACCGCAAATATCGAGAAGATTGTGAAAATGGCCCAAAAGGTAAGAAGCCCCACACTGAAACCGCCACCCAGCCGCCTCATTCGAAAAAGTTGAAGCCCCGGCAGAAAATAAAAAACTGCCAGCAGCGCCATTCCAACCAGGCCCGCATTGCACAATACCTCGCCAAAGGTCGTGTGCGAATACACCCCGAATTCGGAGAGCCTGCTGAACCCCTCAAATCCGCATCCAAATAGCGGATGAGCCGCCCACAATTCAAAAACCCTTGTCAACATCGCAAAACGCAATTCGCTGGAACTGTCAGAGGCTATTCCTCGGCTAAATGGCTCCAGGAGCCTGTCCACAAAAGGCAGTCTGCTGAATAACAAGCCACCCAAAACCGCCATAAGCGCCAGCAGCACCGCCATTTTCACTGGGCGCCACCGGCGCATTCCTCCTTGGCCCGCAGCCATCCAGGGCACCGCCAGGATGAGACAACCCAGTCCCAGCATCGCTTTGCGGGAGCCGCTGAAAAAGCAAATCGCCAGCCCAGCCCCCAGGCCAATGGCCGCAAGCGGCCAGCGCCACCATTTCCGGCAATTAAAAAAGACAATGCACGCGCCCAACATCAACATCACCCCGTAAATGCCTGCATCGTTCGCGTTGTCAAATGTCCCCGCAAATCGGTCCTTTTCGCTAAGAGAAGAGCCGGCCATTGAGGTCCCAAGCGCACGAATCTGGCGCCAGTTCATCCCGAGCGTCACCAACCCGCTCGCGCAATAGGTCCCGAATAACAGCAATAACCGGTCTTTCGAACGGAAAACGATATGACAGGCCAGCGCCAGCACGCAGACCTTGATCAGAGTTAGGTACTCCGGCCAAACCTCCGGGTCTGACAATAGTGTGATGCTCCAAAAAAGCACCAGGACCGCATAAGACACCATGGATAAATGCACGCCCGGAATGCGCTTTAAGAGCGTCGTTAAAGCCAGCCCTGTCCCGAGCACCGCAAAGGCCTGAGGAATAAACGACAAATTCTCGGCCGTCGAAAAGATCGGAACACTGGCTATCGCCAGACTGCAAACAACCGCCGCGATTCGCTCCAATGCGCTCTCATAGGGCATCTCCAGAGCGGGCGCCCTTCCCAAGGCCACCGCTCCACTTGCCATTCGCGCAGTCGTCATTTTTTATGTGGGACCGGCTACCGCGGCAGCGACTTTGACTGCCCTACAACCTCTCTTTCGACCTCTGCGGCTTCCGCCCCTTTCGCATCCTTCGGGGTTCGATGTTCGACGTTGGGTGTCCAATGCTGATCGCCGTTCCCGCCTCTTCCAACCTTTGGAATGTAATCCGCTAACAAAAACTCCCGCAGCGCCAGCTCATGTACCCAGTACCGCCCAGGCTCAAATCGCCAGTTGCCATCTTCGTCAAAGTGGTAAGCGCCTGGTTTGTCATGCACATGCAATTGCTCCGGGGTTTCCACTTGGCAGACGGGTGAAAACTCAATCACGTGAAAGTCCCCTTCGCGGTCTCTCACCATGTCCACCACCAACATTGGGCTGCGCACCGCCCGGTTCAACTCGAGCGCAATGGCCATCGCCCTTCGGGGTAAATCTCTCTTCTCCACCAGGTTCATCCCTGATGCCCGAAAATCCCCCGCAGGGACCTTCCGGTAATAGCCGAAAACCAAGTCCCCGACCACAATCACCCGGATGTCATATCCGTCGTTTGGAATGAAATCCTGAAAATAGACATATCCCTTCTGCCGCGCATAATTGACATGTGTCTTGCGCCCGCCCCAGCTAAACGCTTGGTGAACGATCCTTCGGGCATGTGCCGCGTTGCTCACCAACTCCACACCAATCGAGCCCGACCCGGGCACGATCTTGGACAATGCCGGGTAGCTCAACCCGGCGACCATCCGCAACGCATCTTGGCAATCGTGTGAAATATGAGTCTTTGCAAAAGGGATGCCGCAGGAATTCGCGATATACGCCTCCAGTTTCTTGTCCTCATATAACAAGGCGTGCGCCGCCGACGGATAGGTTGATTTACCTAAGTAGTTCTCCAAAAACCAATACTTCTCCCGCAGCTCCTGCAGGTGATGCAGTTCGCAAGACCAAATCCCGATAATAACGTCGAATCCCCCGGCGCGCTGCAGCCAATCGTGCGCGTGAATATCATAAATGTCGTGCTCGAACCCGTTCTTCTGCAGGAACCGGCAGTACTTTGTCCAGCGCGGATAGGGTTCCAGGTCTCGAACTACCCCCACGCGCGGCCTGGGCAGACTGGCAGGCCAATCGATTCCTACCATTTCCGCGTTTTCAATCTGTCCTCGATCATCCCGCGAACAATCCTCCGAGCCCGGAAAATGCCGGCGCACCCGGCAGTACCAGGCCGTCTTCATTACCCGCCGGACGAAAAATGACTCCTTTAATCTCCGCAACATAGAAGCGATTTCAGGCTTCTTCCGTTCTGTTCAATTCTCCAGAGGGTCGCCCTTCCCAAAACACCGCAAGGCGCTTGGCGCGACCTGGTTCCCAATACTCTGCATCACCAACTCACCACTTCCCCCCGACCCAACCGAACCACGCTCTCACCCGTCAGTTTCTCGCCGGCAAACCGGAAGCGGGCGAGTTCAAGATTACCGGGGAAGAGTGCGAGCGACTCGATGCAATTCAGGCCACGGAGCAGGCCGTTGAAAAGCTGCAGGAACACCCCATGCGATACCACCAACACCTCGCGTCCGCTGTAATTGATGAACAAAAACCGGCGGAACTCTTTCGCGCGTTCCCAAACATCCTCGAGGGCCTCGCCCCCTTTCGGATTCACCGTATGCAAATCATAGCCGACCTGT
The Verrucomicrobiia bacterium genome window above contains:
- a CDS encoding glycosyltransferase family 4 protein, coding for MQERLTGQDLQTRVRILQVGPVPPSGNYVGGIGTMLRQMLEAWDLPYQVSTFNTDTTRREYGSVNRLNLVNVRRFLGHAVALVKRVRKERPELVHIHTSRDWALLKDLALVWLVKLFGRCKVAGHIHHASYATLLAGKMDWLRWFQIKLLLGTFDRMVLMSEGIQHELAARLNTPDAHRLNSKSVVLYNFTALPDLPREPKAPSGRTVLFFIGNIGRAKGIFDLIRAVASLRRDGAANLELVLAGPMDSVAVETQVRELIAREGVGDLVRTTGPVFGGEKAALFSGADIFVLPSYGEGVPLSVLEAMAYQLPVVATAVGGIPEIISEGHSGLLVKPGDVEGLTAAIRRLIGSTQLRDEMGKRGRRRVELHHSAREFMKKLDGVYRELLRG
- a CDS encoding acyltransferase; the encoded protein is MRIPMRASDHLRWPLAWGLFGAQRLVRRARESVMQSLFGTRGRNLRFDPDGYYTFENIHLGNDVVLGRGAVLMAARSRIYLGNKVMLGPGVMIIAGNHNTSVVGEAMRDVNSKRAEDDQDVIIEHDVWLGARALILKGVIIRRGAIVAAGSVVTHDVPPYAIVAGNPAKLVRFRWGVEEILAHEKKLYPTDQRLERGYLEELSRESRQRTQRTPGEEESSYFICARRDTH
- a CDS encoding glycosyltransferase family 4 protein codes for the protein MKIVCFIDNLGAGGAQRQLTTLGVFFRKAGHSVSFITYHEDMFFRPMLDANGVGVERLRARSRLGRPVALRKRLLCEAPDAVLAFLEGPCLYAELAGLPKRPWGLVVSERLEMNGNGKAPNWKRGFHRLADCITTNSHANRRALAQVLGKSAARIATIYNCLDLESFKPAGSARRHGSGPIRLVVAASYQPRKNTLGLIRAVAMALSQHPTLKLQIDWYGGFPLLRQGSEDRRYFEECQELIRGLGLARSFHLHEKDKAIISRYQEADAVALPSLAEGLPNAVCEGMACGLPVLASRIGDADILVDQGVNGFLFEPQHPEDMARALLDFCGLSREARLAMGVESRRKAEVLFSPEHAVNAYQRLLEAAATGREVPVRHWPAEPGLVDSVQCACSGQGCKG
- a CDS encoding O-antigen ligase family protein, giving the protein MTTARMASGAVALGRAPALEMPYESALERIAAVVCSLAIASVPIFSTAENLSFIPQAFAVLGTGLALTTLLKRIPGVHLSMVSYAVLVLFWSITLLSDPEVWPEYLTLIKVCVLALACHIVFRSKDRLLLLFGTYCASGLVTLGMNWRQIRALGTSMAGSSLSEKDRFAGTFDNANDAGIYGVMLMLGACIVFFNCRKWWRWPLAAIGLGAGLAICFFSGSRKAMLGLGCLILAVPWMAAGQGGMRRWRPVKMAVLLALMAVLGGLLFSRLPFVDRLLEPFSRGIASDSSSELRFAMLTRVFELWAAHPLFGCGFEGFSRLSEFGVYSHTTFGEVLCNAGLVGMALLAVFYFLPGLQLFRMRRLGGGFSVGLLTFWAIFTIFSIFAVLFDSREFVPMYAGICGYLQERTGMT
- a CDS encoding ATP-dependent carboxylate-amine ligase — its product is MLRRLKESFFVRRVMKTAWYCRVRRHFPGSEDCSRDDRGQIENAEMVGIDWPASLPRPRVGVVRDLEPYPRWTKYCRFLQKNGFEHDIYDIHAHDWLQRAGGFDVIIGIWSCELHHLQELREKYWFLENYLGKSTYPSAAHALLYEDKKLEAYIANSCGIPFAKTHISHDCQDALRMVAGLSYPALSKIVPGSGSIGVELVSNAAHARRIVHQAFSWGGRKTHVNYARQKGYVYFQDFIPNDGYDIRVIVVGDLVFGYYRKVPAGDFRASGMNLVEKRDLPRRAMAIALELNRAVRSPMLVVDMVRDREGDFHVIEFSPVCQVETPEQLHVHDKPGAYHFDEDGNWRFEPGRYWVHELALREFLLADYIPKVGRGGNGDQHWTPNVEHRTPKDAKGAEAAEVEREVVGQSKSLPR